In Oncorhynchus keta strain PuntledgeMale-10-30-2019 chromosome 19, Oket_V2, whole genome shotgun sequence, a single genomic region encodes these proteins:
- the LOC127909658 gene encoding elastin-like, with translation MGSSMPAIIRPAADLPPTGRSFEQHVESHWKVCPVCSEQFPLHCHQQLFQKHMLTHFDGHVLNFANMEHKQVKACTRSFSVWEEGIGVQVVTPNVGLEGIGVQVVTPKVGLEGIGVQVVTPKVGLEGIGVQVVTPKVGLEGIGVQVVTPKVGLEGIGVQVVTPKVGLEGIGVQVVTPKVGLEGIGVQVVTPKVGLEGIGVQVVTPKVGLEGIGVQVVTPKVGLEGIGVQVVTPKVGLEGIGVQVVTPKVGLEGIGVQVVTPKVGLEGIGVQVVTPKVGLEGIGVQVVTPKVGLEGIGVQVVTPKVGLEGIGVQVVTPKVGLEGIGVQVVTPKVGLEGIGVQVVTPKVGLEGIGVQVVTPKVGLEGIGVQVVTPKVGLEGIGVQVVTPKVGLEGIGV, from the exons ATGGGGAGCAGCATGCCTGCAATCATCAGACCAGCAGCGGACTTACCGCCAACAGGG CGTAGCTTTGAGCAGCACGTGGAGAGCCACTGGAAGGTGTGTCCCGTGTGCTCTGAGCAGTTCCCCCTCCACTGCCATCAGCAGCTCTTCCAGAAGCACATGCTCACACACTTTGACGGCCATGTGCTAAACTTCGCCAACATGGA ACATAAACAAGTTAAAGCATGCACTAGATCCTTTAGTGTGTGGGAGGAAGGGATAGGGGTTCAGGTTGTCACCCCTAACGTTGGGCTAGAAGGGATAGGGGTTCAGGTTGTCACCCCTAAGGTTGGGCTAGAAGGGATAGGGGTTCAGGTTGTCACCCCTAAGGTTGGGCTAGAAGGGATAGGGGTTCAGGTTGTCACCCCTAAGGTTGGGCTAGAAGGGATAGGGGTTCAGGTAGTCACCCCTAAGGTTGGGCTAGAAGGGATAGGGGTTCAGGTAGTCACCCCTAAG GTTGGGCTAGAAGGGATAGGGGTTCAGGTTGTCACCCCTAAGGTTGGGCTAGAAGGGATAGGGGTTCAGGTTGTCACCCCTAAGGTTGGGCTAGAAGGGATAGGGGTTCAGGTTGTCACCCCTAAGGTTGGGCTAGAAGGGATAGGGGTTCAG GTTGTCACCCCTAAGGTTGGGCTAGAAGGGATAGGGGTTCAGGTTGTCACCCCTAAGGTTGGGCTAGAAGGGATAGGGGTTCAGGTTGTCACCCCTAAGGTTGGGCTAGAAGGGATAGGGGTTCAG GTTGTCACCCCTAAGGTTGGGCTAGAAGGGATAGGGGTTCAG GTTGTCACCCCTAAGGTTGGGCTAGAAGGGATAGGGGTTCAGGTTGTCACCCCTAAGGTTGGGCTAGAAGGGATAGGGGTTCAGGTTGTCACCCCTAAGGTTGGGCTAGAAGGGATAGGGGTTCAGGTTGTCACCCCTAAGGTTGGGCTAGAAGGGATAGGGGTTCAGGTAGTCACCCCTAAGGTTGGGCTAGAAGGGATAGGGGTTCAGGTTGTCACCCCTAAGGTTGGGCTAGAAGGGATAGGGGTTCAGGTTGTCACCCCTAAGGTTGGGCTAGAAGGGATAGGGGTTCAG GTTGTCACCCCTAAGGTTGGGCTAGAAGGGATAGGGGTTCAGGTTGTCACCCCTAAGGTTGGGCTAGAAGGGATAGGGGTTTAG